One window of the Deltaproteobacteria bacterium genome contains the following:
- a CDS encoding NAD(P)-dependent oxidoreductase codes for MEKIGFVGTGAMGSALLSRLKLSNVSALSFDITTKGQEAARAEGAQTLNSAKEVAQACTIVDVVVRTDQEVIDCMLGANGVVEGAAPGTLILLHSTIRPSTTKKVALAAAEKRVNVIDACMTAVPNVVRQGGLTFLVGGQKAFFDRVKPHLMTMAKDAVHMGPLGCGNVTKLFKNMVTASEALVVYEALQIAKAGGIGYKAALDLMQKTKSMNILERWETRFQLNGNEMTFNPGTNLYDKDLPLAAAVGKELGAEIPVVEALAALGIKLNGGKTSI; via the coding sequence ATGGAAAAAATCGGATTTGTCGGCACCGGCGCGATGGGTAGCGCGTTGCTCTCGCGCTTGAAATTATCAAACGTCTCGGCGCTGTCCTTCGACATCACGACGAAAGGCCAGGAAGCAGCGCGCGCCGAGGGCGCGCAGACATTGAACTCGGCGAAGGAAGTCGCCCAAGCCTGCACCATCGTCGACGTCGTTGTGCGCACCGACCAAGAAGTGATCGACTGCATGCTCGGCGCCAACGGCGTCGTCGAAGGCGCCGCGCCGGGAACGTTGATCTTGCTCCACAGCACGATCCGTCCAAGCACGACTAAAAAAGTCGCCCTCGCCGCCGCCGAGAAACGCGTCAACGTTATCGACGCCTGCATGACCGCCGTGCCCAACGTCGTGCGCCAAGGCGGCCTGACATTTCTCGTCGGCGGCCAGAAAGCGTTCTTCGACCGCGTCAAGCCGCACTTGATGACCATGGCCAAGGACGCCGTCCACATGGGACCGCTCGGCTGCGGCAATGTCACCAAACTTTTCAAAAACATGGTCACCGCTTCGGAAGCGTTAGTAGTTTACGAAGCGCTGCAGATCGCCAAGGCCGGCGGCATCGGCTACAAAGCCGCGTTGGATCTCATGCAGAAAACTAAGTCGATGAATATTTTGGAGCGCTGGGAGACGCGCTTCCAACTCAACGGCAACGAGATGACGTTCAATCCCGGCACCAATCTCTACGATAAAGATCTGCCGCTCGCCGCCGCGGTCGGCAAGGAACTCGGCGCGGAAATTCCCGTAGTCGAAGCGCTGGCGGCGTTGGGCATCAAGCTGAACGGCGGGAAAACTAGCATCTAG